The Halichoerus grypus chromosome 3, mHalGry1.hap1.1, whole genome shotgun sequence genome segment caaacaatatatttgaaaaggcgctaatatctaaaatatataaagaacttatataactcaacaccaaccacccccaaataatctaattaaaaaatgggcagagaatctgaaaagttttccaaagaaaatatgtatatatctaacagacacatgaaaagacgttcaacagcactaatcatcagagaaatgagaatcataaccacaatgaggtatcacctcacaccagtcagaatggctagtatcaaaaagacaaaaaataatgtgTTGGCAGGAACGTGGAGAAAGGACaacccttgcacactgttggtaggaatgtaaattggtgtagccactatggaaaacagtatggggtaCCTCAACAATTAAATAGTAATGCCATAcaatccagaaattccactactatttatgcaaagaaaatgaaaacactagtttgaaaagatacctgcatcctatgtttattgcagcattatttatagtagccaaaatgtggaagcaacttaagtgtttATCAGTAGAGGAGTAGGTAAAGCAGGTATGgcatatatataaatggaatattactcagacataaaaacgAATTTTATCTTGACAACATAGATGgccctagagggtattatgctatgtgaaatgtcaaacaaagaatgacaaataccatatgatttcacttatacataaaatctaaaaacgagaaaaatgaaaaaaataagcaaaacaatacAGAGACATActcataaatatagaaaacaggTGGTTCCCAGAGGAAAGAGGGGTAGGTGATGGGCAAAATCGGGGAagtgaatagaaaatatcaactTTCAATTATGAAATAAgcaagtcatggggatgaaaaaaACAGCATAGCGAATATAATCAATTCTATTGTAGTAACTTCGTGTGGTGGCAGATATAATTACACTTATTGGGGTAagcatttttaatgtttccaatTGTGAATCACTATGTAtattgtatgtcaaatatactttgattaaaaacaaaaatctaaaaatcccTTATTAACTTAAGGACAATTATTGTTATAAGGACAGTTGTTCACTACGATTTCTTAATAAAaaggagttatttttaaaaagacatcaaaCTGACCTGACAAATTAAAGTATCAACTATCTCAATGTCTCTCATATAATCAACATTGTCCAATCTTCTGACCTCTATGCAACAAAGTAAAACACACAACTGACAGAATAAACTAGCTCAAACATTTATAAGCATCATGTGGGTAAAATTTTACCCAAAAGTATTTGAGTACTCAATAATATATGGTGTACAACTTTTATAAGCAAGATGAAATCAGATCAAGCCTTGGAATCTCTACTACAATAGTTATTTCCACAATAACAGTTGAACTTTAATCAGTTGCTTCAATGATTTAAAACACCTTTTGGGTGcctgggctcagttggttgagcattcaacttttgattttggctcaggtcatgatctatgGTTCCATAGATCTATGGCCCatagattgagccccacatcaggctccgtgctcagcagggagtctgctcaggattctctctccctctgcccctccccccagctctctctctccctctctctctctaaaataaataaataaatcttaaaaaaaaaaaaaactttaattttatcttattgtTACTCTAATAgaattcaaattttctgttttaaaagactaaagttttggggctcctgggtggctcagaattaagcatctgactccagCTCTGGTCATGATATCAGTGCCCTTGGATCCATCCCCCGCagtagactccacactcagtggggagtctgcttctccctctccctctgccctcctcctgctcatgctctttctctctctctcaaataaataaaatttaaattttttttaatttttaaaaaaggttaaagtTTACATTTTATCTCACATCCCAGAAAATAACATTATGTTTTTCTAACAGGAGAGTATCTTTAATACTCCCAGGGGATTACAAAGAAACCTCCTTTTTTAGTCAACATACTTAAGGGAGCATATAAAATACTCTCATTAAATAAACACTTCAAGCTCTACTTCATTTCATATAGCTCTAGGAAGATAAGAATGGACCTAGTAGTGTTTTAAACTCAAAACtatccaaaacataaaaaaaaattctaactcaAAGACACCCAATACCTCAAAATCTCCATAATGCTTGATATATGGAGTTCTTGCAAAAAGACCCAAATTTTTGGCTTGGTACATATTCTACCTTGATATATTCTGATCTTGTCAGGTCAACTATTTTCAGAAAGCTAGTGTATTTGCCCATTGCCATACAACCAACAAAAGAGGTTTTGTGTCCAAAAGGGGCATACATTCCCCACCAGTTGCTCCTATTTAATAAGAACCAACATGTTAACTTTGATTTTACCTCTGTGTTTGAGGATTTTACCTTGGCCCAAAGTTCCTAAACTATGTTATGTGATTATAATTTTTGTGACTAAggtctaaataaatgaaaaaaatttcaaataaagacccaacaaacatatattttcattgaCTAAAAATAGTTCTCAACACTTCTCATCAGTCAACACAAAATCCATAAACTGACTTTGTCCCTTCAAATtgatataacaaaataccacagattgggtggcttataagcaaatatatatatttaaatatataaatacaaatatatatgtgtatatatatatatattgaaatatatatatacatatatatatatattgctcatagttctggaggctgcgaGTCAGAGATCAGATTACCAGCACGGTTGAGTGAGGGTCCTCTTCCATGTCATATATTTCTTGTATCTTCACATGACAGAAGGGGCTAGCTATGAGCACTCCTTTACTAGAACATTAACTCTATTCATGAATGCTCATCCTCATGACCAATTTACCTCCCAAGCCTCACCTACTCATACAAATACCTTTggtggttaggatttcaacatattcAAATAATATACAAACATCTGTAAATAATacctcttttatggctgagtaaaacTTGTACAAAGACGAAATACATAgtctgttataaaaaaaaaaaaaaaaaaaaaaggccaccaGTTAACTAAAGTTGACCAAACACCTTTAATCTTATTCTTCTAATTAGGGTGCCTGCAGGTTGATATGGATATCCTCCAGGAGGGTACTCCCAGAAGCTTGTGGCAAGATTTCCTGCTGAAGTCCTGAATCCACAGTAGAAAAACTGTATTCCTTTCATGACCTTTGAAattattgtctgttttctttcctttctttgtctgcCCTTAGTCATGGAGGTACGTTCTCAGAAATCAGGGTCTGCTGAAAAGAAACAGGTTTCTCCAGTTTTGACCCCCACAAGTAGATTAACCTGACAGTCACCCACTGCTTTCCAACTACTACTTGGGGAGGTCACCCCTTTCCTCCATCTCTGTGAGAAACATCTCTGCTGCCACTGACAGAGAGGTTAGTCCTATGCAGTGTCACCTGGGGAGGGGGACAGCTTTAATAGAGTTCCTCTCTGTCCactgcttccaaactcatttttattcTGCTCCAGTGGCAATGCTGAAATCTCCACTATAGCAGGCTGgacttttataaattttatttcatctgtgtgtttctgtccagGCAGCACATTCCAGGTTTTTTCCTTGACCAAAGCAAGTGGAGGTGAGACAGGTTCGCTAACTCCCTTGGATCCATTCTTACTAaggtcttgtttattttctgatgCAAAGATGAGCATAGGTTCTCTTGGATTCCTCCCAGGATTCCTCTTTTTTGTGTATGGATGTCtaattcattgtttaaaaaattgggggggggaatAAATGAGGAATATCTATGCCACCATGTTATTGACATCACCACCCACACTATATTTAattcatctctctcttcttttaaattttgttttgccttttcttgcTAGCAATACTCCCTAATAGATGAAGCACTTTATTTGCAGATATGAAATATCTCTGAGTTATTTGTTAATCTAATAAAGAAAGTTACATGTGGTTACTGATGTTTGAATACttgtaaaatgatttaaataggGTCAAACCTCTTTCTGGAAGCTGAGGTAGTTCAAGTGTTCCGTGATATGGTTCAATGCTGAGAAAATAATCTGGGGCCAGGGCAACAGTATGAGCAAAAATACTGAAGGTAAAGTGCTTCTACTGTGTGCAGGGAGCACATAAGATAGGGATAAAAAATACAGTCATATTTATTCATATTGAAGAGTAATTAAGAGATGAAGCTTGATGGAGATGATGGAGCCAGAGTAGGAGAACTTTTATCCAGTTGCCATGGTCTTTAGAATTGAGAAAGTCTTGTTGCTAAGCAGTTAAATCTAGAACACAATCAAATGAGAGATGAAAGGGAGGGGattgttatttctctttgttaTGTAAAGTTTCAGATCAAAATCCTTGTACATAAAGAGGTAGTTTGTACTACCTCTATCTATGAAAGGGCTATAGTTAGAAAAGATAGTGGGAACCACTAATTCTACTGCTGGTAAGTCTTCCAAGAATTTAGCTATAAAGGAGAGAAGCACTAGTATTTGTGCATAcatgaagacacacacacatacacactacatgatttttttccaattttttaatcTTAAGGAGGATCTGTGACCTGGATTATGTCTTATCCTGGTCTATTTTActtggctgaatgaataaaattgttGTTACTCATAGTTTGGGAAAAACTGATAGGCTATAAATGAGAGTGAGAGGGGTGGTAGTAATTAAAGCAGATAGATTAATTTGATGAAGCcctggggagaggaaaaaaattgtaaaaggtGATGTATGGCCATCTACTTGGAAGTTTCTGTACTATTATGGCACTCTACCACATTATTAATGAAAATGGTTATTAAGAAAGGAATTAAGTTGAATTAGAATAAGAGTTGTGGTTAATGGTTTAATATGTAAGAGTCAGGACAATGGAGGGTGATAAGTGTTAGGGGTAGGGTTatggttagggttagggttaaaGTTAGAGTTTGATGATTAGATACAGGTGATACTAATATATAATGCTTAGCCATAGACCAATGGCTAAATGTTGAAAACGAGTTGTAAAGCTAAAATAAACTAGGTGTTATATGGGTTCTCCACATGCTCACTAAACCCAACATGTGGGTAAAATTATTGGTGGATAATACATTAGTAAATCAGACACCTAATTTCTTGAGGTTTGTGTAGCATTGATTTGGGTATCGGTGTATGAGTAAGAAAGAAAGCTAAATAGTGATCTGATGAGATGGCTACCAGTTTAGTGGTTTGGAAGTGGCTTTGGTAATCAATGCAAATTGGGACCAGTCATCTGTTCTGTATGCCATATGAGAGTACTGAGAATGGAaatctttctctctgcctggcttTGAATTGTTGGTGTGTTTAGTAAAATGAAGCAAGAATAAGTAGCTTTCCctgaaaaagtgagagagatctttgtttttcatgaaaggaagattccatacataacacagcaATTCTGCAGAAAAGAGGTCAAGGAATGtggaatcaagatttttttttttaaagattaagcgTAATTGGGTATAAGGACTAGGAGATGATAGGTCCCTAATcatgcatcttttatttttatgttacttaCTATGGGAGGTGGTTTGATGAGTTTACATTAGATCCCTCATAGCTGACTTCACTTTCCTGGTTTTTCAACCAGAGGAAGAGTTCTTGGTGTCATTACTTCAAGCATTCATATTACTTTAATGATTTCATAAACACTGTGATATTCTCActagataataaaaaaaagcaatatatataaaatactgaaattttaCAAATTTCTAATGTGTAGCTTTGTCCCAAACACTCTGTTCAAATTTAAGACCATTAATATCTCCAGACCATTAGTATCACAACATATatgttcatttatatttcctgAATGTGTCGTACCactttttgcttctatttttcatacaaaatatatatatatatgtatttttatttatgaaataaatacattttactgtCAAACCCAGGAACAGATCACCTTGCAATCTTATAAATTCAGGCTTTGATGCCAATATTTGTGAGAACAATTGATGCTTTGGTCCTTGCAGTTTCACAGGCTTAGATGAAAAGAGGAATGCAGGAAGGAGATAGGATAATTAATAATTTGTCACATGGAAGCATATATGAcagacaatgagaaaaaaataataatatatgtgaGTAATCTTTCTATCTTTCCTGAGTAATGTATGTGactaaataatttatcatttgtaAGTGAAAGGAAAACCTATATAGTGATATTCATAGCCAGTCCATATGTATAAATTGAGACTGTTACATTAAAACATTATAGGTGTTCATGCTTCCAATAATAcccttttgttttatatatttactgtGAAAATGCTGATACACATTCATATATTTACAGAATAGTATAATGAGTCAATATGTGTCCTTCATCTAGGTTCTGCAAGTGTCAACCTATGGCCAATCACCATTGTTTTGTACACCCAGTCTCACTCTGCCTTACCATTATTTAAGAGAAAATGCAATGCAGCATACTGAGTCATGAGCCAAACACCAACCCATTTTAACCCATAACCTTTCTTCATCCTCCACCTTGACTTGCTTATATCTCCCACCCCTGTCTCTgcccttctttctactttttcttttagtgTTGCTGCTCTGATGGTGTGACTACTAGAAGACAGATCTTTAAATATCAGCACTTTATTTATCAGCATACATCCAGctcagagggaggaggcagaacaGGAATGCTTCCTGACCTGCTCTGTTTTGCCCTCACCAATGGCTGAATATGGTGGCTCCATAATGGCTGTGGGTGAGGTCCTGGTACATGTGAGGATCACTGTCCCCATTCTCTGGCTGAGGGTGTTTCTGCTCCTTTCTGGATGGTCCCATGTTGGGCATTCCTATCGCCATGGTCCCCCAGAAGTGGCGATTCCTTTGAGGATAACAGGCACTAACATTGTCAAGAAACCTCCAGGCTGGATCTCTTACTGCCTGCATTTTGGAGGCCAGAGACATGTTTTCCATATAAAGGTCAAGAAGCTTTTGCTGTCCAAAAACTTCCCAGTGTTCACATACACAGACCAGGGTGCTCTTGTTGAAGACCAGCCATTTATCCAGAAAGATTGCTATTATCATGGCTATGTGGAAGGGGATCCGGATTCCCTGGTTTCTCTGAGTACCTGTTTTGGGGGCTTTCAAGGAATATTACAGATAAATCACATTGTTTATGAAATTTTACCCAAAAGGCTTTCTACCACATTTGAACATCTGGTATTTAAGATGTATGGCGAGGAGAAACAATTCTCACCCATGAGGTGTGGATTGACAGATGAAAAAATAGCACAACAAATGAAGTTTCAAGAGAGCAATAATTCCACTTTGCAAAGTGGATATAAACGTCTGTGGACGCACAAGAAATTTGTTGAAATGGCAGTGGTGGTAGACCACAATCGATATGCTTATCGTGAATATAATGTCACAACTGTGGAACTGGAAGTGATTACTACTATGAACAACGTAAATACCTTCTATCAACCACTAAATATTGATGTGAGTTTAGTTGGAATGGAGGTCTGGAATGAAGGAAACCCTGTTGAAATAAAGAACATGGATATACTCGTGGATTTATTTTGCGCCTGGAAGGAAAAAGGCTTTAGTGCCCGTGTGCCCCATGATGCTGCGCATGTTTTTGTAAAAAGAGGATATGGTACGTTTGGCATATCTTATGTTGGATCAGTATGTAACTACAATACTAATTGTGCAGTGGATGCTTTCACAAGTGACGATTTGGGCTTTTTTGCATTTGTTGTGTCACATGAGCTCGGTCATTCTCTGGGTATGTGGCATGATGAGGAAACATGTAAATGTGCAGACAATGTGTGCATAATGCATGCAGCACAGTCTTGGGCAACTAAGTTCAGCAACTGCAGTTATGCTCAATATTGGCACACCTCTGCGGGATCAAGATGTATCTTGCACCCACCCACTGCAGAGAGAACCTTCAAGTCTACACGCTGTGGGAACGGTGTGGTTGAAGAAGGGGAAGAGTGCGACTGTGGCTCCTTAAATTTGTGTACAAAAGATCCATGCTGTCAGTTAGACTGTACTCTGAGTCCTGGGGCTACTTGTGCTTTTGGGCTTTGTTGCAAAGACTGCAAGTTCACGCCATCAGGTGATGTATGTAGAGAACAGGCAAACGAATGTGATCTTCCCGAGTGGTGTGATGGGACATCCGATCAATGCCCAGAAGACGTGCATGTGCAAGATGGAGTCGAATGCACAGGTGGTGGCTACTGCTATGAAAAGAGGTGCAACAGCCGGGATGAACTGTGTAGCAAACTTTTTGGCCCAAATGCCAAGAGTGCGAGTCAGATTTGCTACAGTACAGTGAATATCCAAGGGGACCGTTTTGGTAACTGTGGTCTCAAGAACaatcaatttataaaatgtaataccTCAGACACCCTGTGTGGGAGGGTGCAGTGTAAGGATGTGACAACAATCCCCACTCTGAGACACCATTCTACTCTGCACTGGCTTCACCTCAATGATAGCATCTGTTGGGGTATAGACTTCCATTATGGGATGCCCTTGCCTGATCTTGGGGAAGTGAAAGATGGCACAGAGTGTGGCAAAGAACATATCTGTGTCCGAAGGAAGTGTATCCCTTTGGCCTATTTGAAAACCAATTGTTCGCCTGAGACCTGCAATAGGAATGGGGTCTGCAACAATAGACATCACTGCCATTGCGGCAATGAGTGGGACCCCCCTGACTGCCGGGTTAAAGGCAAAGGAGGTAGTGTGGACAGTGGCCCACCCCCAATAGGAAATGAGATTGAAGTGCCACAGAAGAAACAGCAAAAGAAGGCTTACCAGCTATTATTTTGGTTGATTCCTTCTTCGGTTTTATTATgttgtttgttaattttgttttttatgagaagaaataaaaaggataagaaaaaaaggcagaatgtTCCACCTTCATCCAATGAATAGCAGAATGCGCCACCTGAACAGAATCAAGAAGTGAGTGATCTATCTGCACCTGAGAATGAAAACTAAAAAGTTACgattcccaaaaagaaacccaatcCCAAATGAATTTGCCCACTTTTTAAGTTTTAGCCCCGGGGCAGGAAAAATGTTACAGCTTGTACCGCGATCGCTGACaaaaaatctgtgtgtgtttttaatcatTTGGGATCAGAACCACTAGCCATTGAACAATAAGTAAAATATACTAATTCTCAGcacatttctctttttcattattttaggcAATTTTAGCAATTAATTTTTATGGAATTATTCTGTGTTTCCTGAGCAATGGCAGTGCCCTCAgggggggcgtgtgtgtgtgtgtgtgtgtgtgtgtgtgtgtgtgtgtgtgtttaacttgcTGTCTGACACTTCCAAACATCCTTCCCCTTTGTAATCTGCTTTCATACACAGGGAATAGGAAACTACAAATCACATTTCTCCTTTGTGAGTCCTCTATTCTTAGCTACCACGAATAGTGGAAACCAGAGGGAAACCAGACATGGGAAATGTTTGGGGAATGTTGTTCGTCAGGGTTGCCTCACGGACTCTCACCCTGGCAAAGGCAGTGCCTTCCAATCTTTACGTTACCACCTACAGATGTAAATGTAGATATAGATAAGGACAGAATGGTAtgatatacatgatatatatagatatatagatatacatatacatgtatctataatatatatgcatacgcATTATTTTCTTTGGTAATTCACAGAACCAACAGTACTGTCAGCCTCAGAGATATTGGCACAGCTATCAGGTGTCTTACCCTTGGAGTTCTAGACCCCAGGCCTTGGAGTCCTCTACCAAATCCTTGAGGCTGGGCACCACTTTGGCCAACCCTCTCCCCAGAGGTCAGAGTCCTAGATCCATGTGACTTACTCCAAAGGTGTGGGTTCCAAGAAGCACACCTCTTCCCTTTGATCTCTAGTTTTCGGTGCAATAGCTCTACTTCCTGTTAGGAAATCatggcttctcagaggagggCTTCGCTTGTTGTGATTGAATTCTGACTGATAGAGTACTGATCTTGGAATAACAGAGAACACAGGAAGGAGTCTGACATCAAAAGCTCTTGAATTTTCCACACCACTGCCTTTACAATCTTGGGGATATATTTTATGCTCTGGTAGAATTACTTCAAAATctcaaaagagaggaaaatggtACTTACCACTCAATCCTTGTTAACTTCACTtgtaaaataagacaaagaagatatttacaattccATGTAAGATATCTAAGTCTTAGCAGACCATGTGTCCTccgcaaagaaaaaaaaacctatgaaaaaaactagaaaatcccaattttattttaaccCATGTTTTAAGGACATCAGAGAGCTGAAGAAGTAATATGGAATAGATGAACTAAAATTTCAGGCAGGGTAAAATGACTCTGAAAAGGGCTGAATCTTGCCAGTCATTTTTCCTCTGAGCATATGCTGATGGCAAGTGTGAATTGAGCCTTAAACTTGGCCCAGGTGCAGGACCTCTgctgagggaaaaagaaatccCCAGTGTCTCAGTTACTACACAGGGTTAGATAGACTCTAAACATTGACATCAAGGGCTCTAATTCACTATCAGATTCCCCCAAGTCACAAGAGCTTAATCTGAGAGCTCTGTGGGATGCTGGTGAGCTCCTCTCTGAAATTTCTCAAAGGCATCTATCCCTAAAATCATGTTATATTTTGAACACAAGTCATAGTAGAAGGAGG includes the following:
- the LOC118535827 gene encoding disintegrin and metalloproteinase domain-containing protein 20-like, coding for MAEYGGSIMAVGEVLVHVRITVPILWLRVFLLLSGWSHVGHSYRHGPPEVAIPLRITGTNIVKKPPGWISYCLHFGGQRHVFHIKVKKLLLSKNFPVFTYTDQGALVEDQPFIQKDCYYHGYVEGDPDSLVSLSTCFGGFQGILQINHIVYEILPKRLSTTFEHLVFKMYGEEKQFSPMRCGLTDEKIAQQMKFQESNNSTLQSGYKRLWTHKKFVEMAVVVDHNRYAYREYNVTTVELEVITTMNNVNTFYQPLNIDVSLVGMEVWNEGNPVEIKNMDILVDLFCAWKEKGFSARVPHDAAHVFVKRGYGTFGISYVGSVCNYNTNCAVDAFTSDDLGFFAFVVSHELGHSLGMWHDEETCKCADNVCIMHAAQSWATKFSNCSYAQYWHTSAGSRCILHPPTAERTFKSTRCGNGVVEEGEECDCGSLNLCTKDPCCQLDCTLSPGATCAFGLCCKDCKFTPSGDVCREQANECDLPEWCDGTSDQCPEDVHVQDGVECTGGGYCYEKRCNSRDELCSKLFGPNAKSASQICYSTVNIQGDRFGNCGLKNNQFIKCNTSDTLCGRVQCKDVTTIPTLRHHSTLHWLHLNDSICWGIDFHYGMPLPDLGEVKDGTECGKEHICVRRKCIPLAYLKTNCSPETCNRNGVCNNRHHCHCGNEWDPPDCRVKGKGGSVDSGPPPIGNEIEVPQKKQQKKAYQLLFWLIPSSNMKKFLKDKKNVKGTEELTESPLKSQT